Within Candidatus Krumholzibacteriia bacterium, the genomic segment GGCTTCATCGCCCGTCTCGACGAGTCCATCAACTGGCTCTTCATGGACGACGACTACGGCTTCGACGAGTTCTACCGCAGCGTGGATACCGTCGTGATGGGGCGGCGCACCTTCGAGATCTCGCTCAACTTCATCGAATACCCGTACGCCGGCAAGCGCGCGCACGTGTTCTCGCGCACGCTTCAATCGTCCCCCCACCCCGATGCCGAAGTAACCCGCGAGGACCCGGCGCGCGTGGTCAAGAAGCTGAAGTCCCAGCCCGGCGGGCGCATCTGGGTGGTGGGCGGTGGCGGGGTGGCCTCGGCGCTCATGCAGGCGGGGCTTATCGACGAACTGGTGGTCACCATCCACCCCATCACCCTGGGTCAGGGGGTGCCGCTCTTCGAACGCCACGGCACCGAGCAGCGCTGGGCACTGTACGCGTCCCGGGTTTTCCACAACGGCCTCCTCCAGGCCACCTGGCGGCGCACCCCGCGGGAAGCCGCCTAGGACCGCCATTGCGCCTCCTTGACACCCGCCAACGGGCGCATTACCATGCTGTTCCGGCCTTGTGGTGGGTGTAGCTCAGCTGGTTAGAGCCCCGGATTGTGGATCCGGTTGTCGTGGGTTCAAGTCCCATCATCCACCCCATTTCTTTCTCGGAGCAGGCGCAAGGGCAACCACGGTTCCGGCCCACTTGACCGGCCCGGGCGCATCCGCTATAACAGAGGGCCGGGTGGGGGCTAGTCCCGCCCGGAACTGTTTTGGTTTCAACCTGGGAGGTATGTGATGAGCGGGGTGAACAAGGTCATCATCATCGGCAATCTCGGCGCCGACCCGACGGTGCGCTACACCGCGGGCGGAGCGCCGGTTGCGAACTTCAACGTCGCCACCTCGGAGCGTTTCAACAACAAGGCGGGCGAGCGCGAGGAGCGCACCGAATGGCACCGCGTGGTTGCGTTCGGCAAGCTCGCGGAGATCTGCGAGAAGTACCTCAAGAAGGGCAAGCAGGTCTACGTGGAGGGCCGCCTGCAGACGCGCTCCTGGGACGACCCGTCGGGGCAGAAGAAGTACATGACCGAGATCGTCGCCAACAACATGCAGATGCTGGGGCGTGTGGGCGAAACCGGTGGCGCCGACTACTCCCAGGACTACGGCAACAACAACGAGCCGGCGCCGCAGGGCGCGGGTTCGGGCGGCACCGAGGACGACGACCTGCCGTTCTAAGCCCTCCCACAGAATCGCGTCGCTAGCTCAACTGGTAGAGCATCTGACTCTTAATCAGGTGGTTCGGGGTTCGAGTCCCTGGCGACGCACCACTGCAGCGGCCCGCATCGAAAGGTGCGGGCCGTTCTTTTCTTCGGGGCCTGCCTTGAAGCCATGAAGCTGGCCGGGATTATGCTCCTACCCGGGAACGTTACCATGAGGGCCCTCCTTGCATTTCTGCTGGTGCTGTTCGGCGCCGGTTTCGTACTTGCCGCTCCGTCGCTCGATGAGGGGTTCGAGGGCGCGACCTTCCCCCCGCCGGGATGGACGACAGTGACCGCCGGCCTGCCGGTTCCGCACGCGTGGCACCGGACCACCGACCCGGCTTATCGGGGCAGCGGGCGGGCCTCGGCCTACGTTGGTTCCGGTTCACCGGGTCCCATCGACGAATGGCTCATCACCCCCGTCGTCATGCTCACGGCGGGCGATAGGACGCTGAAATTCTCCTGGTCCGGGAATACACACTGGTCAAGCGCCCTCGATGCGTCGCTGAACATCCGCGCAGCGGGAACAACGGACTGGATGCCGCTCTGGTCCATCACCGGCAACGAGTCGCCGGCGGATCCGTTCGTGTACCGGGAGCGCTTCGTCGATCTGTCGGCGTGGACGGGCCAGCGCGTGCAGTTCGGGTGTCGGGTGGTGGGCACGAACGGCGCCAGCTTCGGGCTGGACGACGTGGCGGTCGGAGACTTCGCGCCCGCCGGCGAACTTCTGTTCCCGGTGAACACACCGTGCGCGCCGGTGTCCGGTCACCCGAATCCATGGCGCGTCGTGGCGGTCCGGGAGCCGTGGGCCGATGACGTCCCCTTCGAAACCAGGACCCCTTCTCTCCGGACACCGACGGACCGCAACTACGCACCCGGGCCGGACTCGCTGGTGGCGCGCGTCGTCATCGTCCAGAACAAAGGATACGTCGAGATCGAGAATCCCGCGACCGGCCGGTCCGAGCGGCTTCTCGGCACGTACGGTTCACTCCCGCGATGGTCGCCGGACGGTCGGTACATAACCTGTGTCGTATGGAAGTCAACGCGCGAACCCCACCAGCTTGCCGTGGTGGATGTTGCGACCCGGGCCGAGATACCGGTCGGCATCCGCGCGTCGGGGACGGAGACGAAATGGTCTCCAGACTCCCGAATGATCGCGGTATCCGGCATGTTATACACCAGTCCCCGGTACGTACTGTACGCGGTTTCTATTCCCGAAGGCACCGTTACCGTTGTGGACTCGCTCGACGAGTTCGCGAGCCACGAGTTCTCGTGGAGCCCCGATAGCCGCTGGATCGCGTTCTCGCGTCCCACACGCGCCGATGGCCACTATGGAACCACCGCGGCCGATCTGTGGATCGCGGACGCCACAACGGGGGAGTCGTGGTGCATCCTCCGTGCGCCCGAGTGGGTCGAGTCGGATCCGCTGTGGATCACGAACCGGTCCCTTCAGGTCAACCGCGTCCGCTGGATTGACGAAGGCCCCAACCAGGAGCAGCGCGTGGTGGTGGAGCTGATGTACGCGGGGGACTCGCGCCGCTAGCAGACGCCGCCGTGCGGGCGCAGATGCCAACCCGGTGGGCGCGTCCGGCCTCGATGTGGTAAACTGAACACCAGTCAATCCGCTCCAGCGTCAGCGCCCCGCCGCC encodes:
- a CDS encoding single-stranded DNA-binding protein; protein product: MSGVNKVIIIGNLGADPTVRYTAGGAPVANFNVATSERFNNKAGEREERTEWHRVVAFGKLAEICEKYLKKGKQVYVEGRLQTRSWDDPSGQKKYMTEIVANNMQMLGRVGETGGADYSQDYGNNNEPAPQGAGSGGTEDDDLPF
- a CDS encoding dihydrofolate reductase family protein, with the protein product MRDVTYFVAASLDGFIARLDESINWLFMDDDYGFDEFYRSVDTVVMGRRTFEISLNFIEYPYAGKRAHVFSRTLQSSPHPDAEVTREDPARVVKKLKSQPGGRIWVVGGGGVASALMQAGLIDELVVTIHPITLGQGVPLFERHGTEQRWALYASRVFHNGLLQATWRRTPREAA
- a CDS encoding choice-of-anchor J domain-containing protein — its product is MRALLAFLLVLFGAGFVLAAPSLDEGFEGATFPPPGWTTVTAGLPVPHAWHRTTDPAYRGSGRASAYVGSGSPGPIDEWLITPVVMLTAGDRTLKFSWSGNTHWSSALDASLNIRAAGTTDWMPLWSITGNESPADPFVYRERFVDLSAWTGQRVQFGCRVVGTNGASFGLDDVAVGDFAPAGELLFPVNTPCAPVSGHPNPWRVVAVREPWADDVPFETRTPSLRTPTDRNYAPGPDSLVARVVIVQNKGYVEIENPATGRSERLLGTYGSLPRWSPDGRYITCVVWKSTREPHQLAVVDVATRAEIPVGIRASGTETKWSPDSRMIAVSGMLYTSPRYVLYAVSIPEGTVTVVDSLDEFASHEFSWSPDSRWIAFSRPTRADGHYGTTAADLWIADATTGESWCILRAPEWVESDPLWITNRSLQVNRVRWIDEGPNQEQRVVVELMYAGDSRR